The Anaerolineae bacterium genome includes a window with the following:
- a CDS encoding glycosyltransferase family 39 protein has translation MPNQYQRQNQIIIALALLAVLGVGLWLRLRFIHTIRLYPDEFVTLLAGQMINKKGVPVMPSGLFYDHGLLFSYLGSLAALIGPARLAMRYASLVFGMLTLALTFFIGRRWFSPAVGLIATTGLAVAPAAIHWSGRARMYALLQLLVLLTLWLAYEGLVYNKTHWRWAALLAYLSATLTHFAVVALAPPLVLVALVLRLLRQSKINRSWGGLKSALFSRQHWALWLEVMALMGILAVAFLVKRLGQPKGIAVLEPENALAGLAQVFAIYSDFSFNLLGGWQALAPFYLTLPALIFAPFAIIAIIASFWVLRSLQNKPLNKRLGENGNTLNHSPIPVNTAPFPSLYLTLILLTTTLEMSLLVSPDRRDDKYLFMLLPVLLLLGAQGMAITGHHVSRLVPPISRLSPLLSLISPLLVSGLILITVRPAVQSLLTNLGDDYDGAFAYVRAHWQPGDTILTGTPAAAAFYLGHNDFYCIQRRGGYDYRFLIVNDQPVDRWLGSPAICTEETLYEALTHQPAARSEETLHHTLARHNVWLVLERWGLQKEYYDLPFQQQLLAQTDYVGETQGIFILRSKPDPHPIAFSPAQSAEAVFGDQIRLIGYTLEPEKPSPGQSVRLTLYWQALTPIPHNYTVFVHLRRPGGDTVAQADHRPLGNLYPTTTWPVGETIRETSDLFLSPDLAPDDYEMWVGLYLLETGERLPVQNDTSGENAFKLGGCPCESTTNDQRPVPLFVIGR, from the coding sequence GTGCCTAACCAATATCAACGCCAAAACCAAATAATTATTGCTCTGGCGCTGCTGGCTGTATTGGGGGTAGGCTTGTGGCTGCGCCTGCGCTTCATCCACACCATTCGGCTTTACCCCGATGAATTCGTCACTCTGCTGGCCGGGCAAATGATCAATAAAAAAGGCGTGCCCGTGATGCCTTCCGGCCTCTTTTATGACCACGGCCTTTTGTTCTCATACCTGGGCAGCCTGGCTGCCCTGATCGGCCCGGCCCGGTTGGCTATGCGTTACGCCAGTTTGGTGTTTGGAATGTTGACCCTGGCCCTTACCTTTTTTATCGGTCGCCGTTGGTTTTCGCCCGCTGTTGGTTTGATCGCCACCACCGGCCTGGCGGTGGCCCCGGCTGCCATTCATTGGAGTGGCCGGGCCAGAATGTATGCCCTGCTGCAACTATTGGTTTTGTTAACGCTTTGGCTGGCCTATGAGGGCCTTGTCTACAATAAAACTCACTGGCGTTGGGCTGCGCTGCTGGCTTACTTGAGCGCAACCCTAACCCACTTTGCCGTGGTGGCCCTTGCGCCGCCGTTGGTTTTGGTGGCTCTGGTTTTGAGGCTACTGCGCCAGTCAAAAATCAATCGCTCCTGGGGTGGTTTGAAATCCGCTCTTTTTAGCCGCCAGCACTGGGCGCTCTGGCTTGAAGTGATGGCTCTAATGGGGATACTGGCGGTGGCCTTTCTGGTCAAACGGTTGGGCCAGCCCAAAGGCATCGCCGTCCTGGAGCCAGAAAATGCCTTAGCAGGCCTGGCCCAAGTGTTTGCCATCTACAGCGATTTCTCTTTTAACCTGCTTGGCGGTTGGCAGGCGCTGGCACCGTTTTATCTTACTTTGCCTGCCCTTATTTTTGCCCCATTTGCCATCATAGCCATAATTGCCAGTTTTTGGGTTCTACGTTCGCTTCAGAATAAACCATTGAATAAAAGACTTGGCGAAAATGGCAATACACTTAATCACTCCCCCATTCCGGTGAACACAGCCCCTTTCCCCTCCCTCTATCTAACCCTTATCCTCCTCACCACCACCCTGGAAATGAGCCTGCTCGTCTCCCCCGACCGCCGCGATGATAAATACCTGTTCATGCTTCTGCCGGTTCTTTTGCTATTGGGCGCCCAGGGAATGGCTATCACCGGGCATCACGTCTCCCGTCTCGTGCCTCCTATCTCCCGTCTATCCCCTCTCCTCTCTCTTATCTCTCCTCTGCTCGTCTCCGGCCTCATCCTGATAACCGTCCGGCCCGCCGTCCAGTCTCTCCTCACTAACCTCGGCGACGATTATGACGGCGCCTTTGCCTACGTCCGGGCGCACTGGCAGCCCGGCGATACCATCCTCACCGGCACGCCTGCCGCAGCCGCTTTTTATTTGGGGCACAACGACTTTTACTGCATTCAGCGGCGCGGCGGTTACGATTACCGTTTTTTAATCGTGAACGATCAGCCAGTTGACCGTTGGCTAGGTTCGCCTGCTATTTGCACCGAGGAAACGCTCTACGAGGCGTTAACCCATCAACCCGCCGCTCGTTCTGAAGAGACGCTGCACCACACCCTGGCCCGGCACAATGTTTGGCTGGTGCTGGAACGCTGGGGCTTGCAGAAAGAATATTACGATCTACCCTTTCAACAACAGCTCCTGGCTCAAACCGATTACGTAGGCGAAACGCAAGGGATTTTTATTTTGCGTTCCAAGCCGGATCCCCACCCTATCGCCTTCAGCCCGGCGCAATCTGCTGAAGCTGTTTTTGGCGACCAGATTCGGCTCATCGGTTATACCCTTGAACCGGAAAAACCCAGCCCCGGCCAATCTGTCCGCCTGACCCTCTACTGGCAGGCTCTCACGCCAATACCGCACAACTACACCGTCTTTGTCCATCTCCGCCGGCCGGGAGGCGACACCGTGGCCCAGGCCGATCATCGCCCGCTGGGCAATCTTTATCCCACCACCACCTGGCCGGTGGGCGAAACTATTCGTGAAACCAGTGATCTGTTTCTCTCCCCTGATCTGGCTCCCGATGACTACGAGATGTGGGTCGGTCTTTATCTGTTGGAGACCGGTGAACGCCTGCCTGTCCAAAATGATACCAGTGGCGAAAATGCCTTCAAGTTGGGGGGGTGCCCCTGCGAATCAACGACCAATGACCAACGACCAGTCCCACTGTTCGTCATTGGTCGTTGA
- a CDS encoding glycosyltransferase family 39 protein has translation MTIDEPLFLDHARQFAAGLSSGKLSQTLGIGYPGVTVAWWSAPVIGLASTELGAYIAGRVMTSMMTGLLLLGVYGLANSLWGRRLAFIGTSLLALDPYTLAYCRLLHIAAPLALFMTLAGLAGLLWLRDKRWRWLLLTGLFTGLALLTKSTALLLGPMLAVLVLGWGIGTGQGQNWSWWWSKLGGWLIIALVAMATFFMLWPAMWADPVQALTLTFKKLFTDQEAGTGNLGFFWLGRFVEDPGPAFYLVAFLLKSTPWLLIGLFLNLGFFISASRSFLTLSPPQSAGGKQRSIRGSQPYAIQLSLWLFALTYLILMTLASKKSIRYMLPIFPTFYLLASWALYQISQSAGQQAGSWRRKLFFCLLPPVSCLLLIFTFVYHPYYFTYYNPLVLGWRWAPQTLLVGWGEGLDEAARYVQQQSPGSVSAWYKTIFSTFYEDQVDDVVPPENLLTANRTVWYINQVQRDIPNPNLVHYFRTRRQPEYTAKLNGIEYAWVYPGPIVSLNRPDPTLQYPLGGEFGNELRLLGYNLSPHPRFGDPLMVTFFWRVLASPPAERFVYLRLLDAQGHVWAQADSPPVMGLWPVDRWQPGMLIEDAQELSVPPGMPAGMYRLEVGLYDPASGQVLPAGGQPVGQGGGLLLGDVQIEWQLLRVESDLPQKTDTRLAPNARLIGYDAPPAVVTAGDVLPLRLAWRESQTLPALWAVPNDFVMFEWQPVDRTGSSTEQLEKLPRPIAEWGRGAILLSQHNVSVYPTLEAGQYNLRVRLHSGSEPAGEAFSLGRVEVIHPPHQFDLPATALTPAGPNQVGESITLLGYGLHLTDQSLDLNLYWQTDDLIATGYKVFAQLLTPDNTLAVQADSFPAAGQRPTTGWLPGEIITDPHPLLLPADLPAGTYQLITGLYNPTTGERLPILNKNGEIVADAIFVTKVTIP, from the coding sequence TTGACCATTGACGAACCTTTATTCCTTGACCACGCCCGTCAATTTGCCGCCGGTCTGAGTAGCGGCAAGTTGAGCCAAACGTTGGGTATTGGGTATCCCGGGGTCACCGTGGCTTGGTGGAGCGCGCCGGTTATTGGTTTAGCTTCCACCGAATTAGGCGCTTACATAGCCGGGCGGGTGATGACCTCTATGATGACAGGTCTGTTGCTGCTGGGGGTATATGGCCTGGCTAACTCTTTGTGGGGCCGCAGGCTGGCTTTTATTGGCACCAGCCTGCTGGCCCTCGATCCTTACACCCTGGCCTATTGCCGCCTTTTGCACATTGCCGCACCCCTGGCCCTGTTTATGACCCTGGCCGGTCTGGCTGGCCTGCTCTGGCTACGCGATAAACGGTGGCGTTGGCTGCTGCTCACCGGGTTGTTCACCGGCCTGGCTTTGCTGACCAAATCAACGGCCCTGCTGCTGGGGCCAATGCTGGCAGTGCTTGTGCTTGGTTGGGGGATTGGCACCGGTCAGGGGCAGAACTGGTCTTGGTGGTGGTCAAAGTTAGGTGGTTGGCTAATCATCGCCCTGGTAGCTATGGCCACCTTTTTTATGCTCTGGCCCGCTATGTGGGCTGATCCAGTCCAGGCGCTCACCCTCACCTTCAAAAAACTCTTCACCGACCAAGAAGCCGGCACAGGCAACCTGGGCTTTTTCTGGCTGGGTCGCTTTGTCGAAGACCCCGGCCCGGCTTTTTACCTGGTTGCCTTTTTGCTCAAATCAACTCCCTGGCTGTTGATTGGACTTTTCCTAAACTTGGGCTTTTTTATCTCGGCCAGCCGGTCTTTTCTAACCCTTTCTCCTCCACAATCAGCGGGCGGCAAGCAGCGGTCAATAAGGGGTAGTCAGCCATACGCCATCCAACTCTCCCTCTGGCTTTTTGCGCTCACCTACCTCATCCTGATGACCCTGGCTTCCAAAAAATCTATTCGTTATATGCTACCCATCTTCCCCACTTTTTATCTACTGGCCAGTTGGGCACTTTATCAAATTAGTCAATCAGCCGGCCAGCAAGCCGGCAGTTGGCGCAGGAAACTCTTTTTCTGCCTCCTACCTCCTGTTTCCTGCCTCCTGCTTATCTTTACCTTCGTCTACCACCCTTATTACTTTACCTATTACAATCCGCTTGTTTTGGGCTGGCGGTGGGCGCCACAAACGCTTCTGGTCGGTTGGGGCGAGGGGTTGGACGAGGCAGCGCGTTATGTGCAGCAGCAGTCGCCAGGTTCGGTGTCGGCGTGGTACAAAACAATATTCTCCACTTTCTATGAGGATCAAGTTGACGACGTTGTGCCGCCGGAGAATCTCCTCACGGCCAACCGGACGGTCTGGTATATCAACCAGGTGCAGCGTGACATCCCCAACCCCAACCTGGTACACTATTTTCGCACCCGCCGCCAGCCAGAATACACGGCGAAACTAAACGGCATCGAGTATGCCTGGGTCTACCCCGGCCCCATTGTCAGCCTCAACCGGCCCGACCCGACGCTACAATACCCGCTTGGCGGCGAATTTGGCAACGAACTCCGCCTGTTGGGTTATAATCTTTCGCCTCATCCTCGCTTCGGCGACCCTCTGATGGTCACTTTTTTCTGGAGGGTGTTGGCTTCCCCGCCTGCCGAGCGATTTGTTTACCTCCGTTTGCTTGATGCCCAGGGGCACGTTTGGGCGCAGGCCGACAGCCCGCCGGTGATGGGCCTCTGGCCCGTTGACCGTTGGCAACCCGGCATGCTCATCGAAGATGCACAAGAATTATCCGTCCCCCCCGGGATGCCAGCCGGAATGTATCGTTTGGAGGTAGGGCTGTATGATCCCGCTTCCGGCCAGGTATTGCCTGCCGGCGGGCAACCTGTGGGCCAGGGTGGTGGTCTGCTGCTGGGTGACGTTCAAATTGAATGGCAACTCCTCCGCGTCGAATCCGATCTGCCTCAAAAAACGGATACTCGTCTGGCGCCTAACGCCCGTTTAATTGGTTACGATGCGCCACCGGCCGTCGTTACTGCTGGCGATGTCCTGCCCTTGCGCTTGGCCTGGCGCGAATCCCAAACCCTCCCGGCATTGTGGGCCGTGCCAAACGATTTTGTAATGTTTGAGTGGCAGCCGGTGGATCGAACGGGGTCTTCAACGGAACAGTTGGAGAAATTACCCCGCCCCATTGCCGAGTGGGGCCGGGGGGCCATCTTGTTGTCTCAGCACAACGTAAGCGTGTATCCTACCCTGGAGGCGGGTCAATATAATTTGCGGGTGAGGCTGCACTCCGGCAGTGAACCTGCGGGTGAGGCATTTTCCCTGGGCCGGGTTGAAGTGATTCATCCCCCGCATCAATTTGACTTACCTGCTACCGCGCTTACGCCTGCCGGTCCAAACCAAGTGGGAGAAAGTATCACCCTGCTTGGCTATGGCCTGCACCTGACGGACCAGTCGCTTGATTTGAATCTATACTGGCAAACCGATGACCTCATCGCCACTGGTTACAAAGTTTTTGCCCAACTGCTCACGCCTGATAATACCCTGGCCGTCCAGGCCGATAGTTTTCCGGCTGCCGGGCAACGTCCCACCACCGGCTGGCTGCCCGGCGAAATCATCACCGACCCGCATCCTCTGCTGCTGCCTGCCGATTTACCTGCCGGTACTTATCAACTCATCACCGGCCTCTACAATCCCACCACTGGCGAGCGCCTACCCATTCTTAACAAAAACGGCGAAATTGTGGCCGACGCCATCTTTGTGACTAAGGTGACAATCCCGTGA
- a CDS encoding DUF2079 domain-containing protein, with the protein MSQPEKETLKRQIGKEHQISRANESPTPSSSPRLPSTIYSLPNLLCLLLILTFAAFFSALAAQQHHTFQTNGLDLGNVDQALWNTAQGRFLHFTLMIPLQSRLALHVEPILLLFIPLYWLNLGNPETLLIIQAGVVAFGAWPLYQIAKNRFHLPHHNSPALFVAFLCLVFPLAYLLLPTLQAAVLYDFHAVTLAPTFLLFAFWALIRRQDKQVIIFLLLAMACKEDMPLVVAMVGVYAGLAQRRWRLAGLVIGLSALWFVTAVFVIQPSFSPGGNVQLDRYDWLGKSPVEMLQTLIFQPNLVLNHLWSQANLPGYLWQLFLPTAFLAFFSPLTLLPMLPTLAINLLSQNPFTWRLEDFHYGAPLAPFLFISAIYGIKRVGELAQQSFFSFSTNSSRLLSAVYRLPYLLIMLLFSFTIAYHYYRGFTPLARPFNWPQATTHHRQLEAILTTIPPDTSLFTQSNLAPHLTHRFIIYSDFGYFTDPNFPAPTPVDDILLDVTTFENFGGLHQFMHQTLLESGAYQLKTARDGILHWQPLTKDQRPTTNQGAPGSPFLLPPSFFTFTRPDFPPRYSLPVDFGHVIRLHGYTLSFNRQEEVQVSVDLEPLQVLSGNIQPVLYLLDPMGRPIGTTTDRQPLLVWYPPDQWPVGEVVRVNFNTLPWYTRETEKYGLALGIISGDEVWDINHRHHPVIIHPSKFAVRLLANGTLVELARIQQVGGMPEGGPGMRQYVVPRMSHSLAANFDNQLKLLGHTTPKITETENTQSLNLSLYWQAVRTPETLTRFVQLVGPDGQLYGQNDTAPDNGHYPTHLWQPGEVVEETVTFSIQTERPAGNYTLHVGLYRPDTGQRLPLVSGGDHVEILLSK; encoded by the coding sequence GTGAGTCAACCAGAAAAAGAAACACTAAAGCGGCAAATTGGCAAAGAGCACCAAATTTCGCGCGCAAATGAATCGCCTACGCCATCCTCTTCCCCCCGTCTACCGTCTACCATCTATAGTCTCCCCAATCTCCTCTGCCTGCTCCTCATCCTCACCTTTGCCGCCTTCTTCAGCGCCCTGGCCGCGCAGCAGCACCACACCTTTCAAACCAATGGCCTGGACTTGGGCAACGTTGACCAGGCCCTCTGGAATACAGCCCAGGGCCGTTTCCTCCACTTCACCCTGATGATCCCCCTCCAATCTCGCCTGGCCCTGCACGTCGAGCCAATTCTGCTCTTATTTATCCCCCTTTACTGGCTCAACCTTGGCAACCCGGAGACCCTGCTCATCATCCAGGCTGGGGTAGTTGCTTTTGGCGCCTGGCCTCTGTATCAAATTGCCAAGAACAGATTTCACCTCCCACATCATAATTCGCCGGCTCTATTTGTTGCTTTTCTCTGCCTGGTCTTCCCGCTCGCCTACCTGCTTTTGCCCACGCTCCAGGCCGCCGTTCTCTACGATTTTCACGCCGTTACCCTGGCCCCCACCTTTTTGCTGTTTGCGTTTTGGGCCTTGATCCGGCGCCAGGATAAACAAGTCATCATTTTTCTGCTGCTGGCCATGGCTTGCAAAGAGGATATGCCCCTGGTGGTGGCTATGGTGGGAGTGTATGCCGGCCTGGCGCAACGGCGGTGGCGCTTGGCCGGGCTGGTGATAGGCTTGAGCGCGCTCTGGTTTGTAACGGCGGTATTTGTCATTCAGCCCTCCTTCTCCCCAGGTGGCAACGTCCAGCTTGACCGCTACGATTGGTTGGGCAAGAGTCCAGTGGAAATGCTGCAAACCCTGATCTTCCAACCCAACCTGGTCTTGAATCATCTCTGGTCTCAAGCCAACTTGCCCGGCTACCTGTGGCAACTTTTTTTGCCCACTGCTTTTTTGGCCTTCTTCAGCCCGCTCACCCTCCTGCCCATGCTGCCCACCCTGGCCATCAATCTACTGAGCCAAAACCCCTTTACCTGGCGGCTGGAGGATTTCCACTACGGCGCGCCGCTGGCCCCATTTTTATTTATTTCTGCTATTTATGGGATAAAACGAGTTGGCGAATTAGCACAGCAATCCTTCTTCTCCTTTTCTACCAACTCCTCCCGTCTACTATCTGCCGTCTACCGTCTACCGTACCTTCTGATCATGCTCCTCTTTAGCTTCACCATCGCCTATCATTACTATCGCGGCTTCACCCCCCTGGCTCGACCTTTTAATTGGCCGCAAGCAACCACTCACCATCGCCAGCTTGAAGCCATATTGACAACCATTCCCCCGGACACATCACTTTTTACCCAATCCAATCTGGCCCCCCACCTGACTCACCGATTCATCATCTATAGTGACTTTGGCTATTTCACCGACCCCAACTTTCCCGCCCCCACCCCGGTTGACGACATCCTGCTCGACGTGACCACTTTTGAAAACTTCGGCGGCTTACACCAATTTATGCATCAAACCCTGCTGGAAAGTGGCGCCTATCAACTAAAAACGGCGCGCGACGGTATCTTACACTGGCAACCGCTGACCAAGGACCAACGACCAACGACCAACCAGGGGGCGCCCGGTTCCCCATTTCTTCTCCCTCCCTCTTTTTTCACTTTTACCCGGCCAGATTTCCCTCCCCGTTACTCGCTTCCCGTTGATTTTGGCCACGTTATCCGCCTGCACGGCTACACTCTCTCTTTCAACCGGCAAGAAGAGGTACAGGTCAGTGTTGACCTGGAACCCTTGCAAGTCCTCTCTGGCAACATCCAGCCGGTGCTTTATCTGCTCGACCCGATGGGCCGACCCATCGGCACCACCACCGACCGCCAACCCCTCCTGGTCTGGTATCCCCCCGACCAGTGGCCGGTAGGTGAAGTGGTACGGGTCAATTTCAACACGCTGCCCTGGTATACCCGCGAAACTGAAAAATATGGCCTGGCCTTGGGCATAATCAGCGGCGACGAGGTGTGGGACATCAACCACAGACATCATCCTGTCATCATCCACCCTTCTAAATTTGCCGTGCGCCTACTCGCCAACGGCACGCTGGTCGAACTGGCTCGCATCCAACAAGTGGGGGGAATGCCAGAGGGCGGGCCAGGGATGCGGCAATACGTTGTCCCTCGGATGTCTCACTCCTTGGCCGCAAATTTTGATAATCAGCTAAAACTGCTGGGACATACCACCCCCAAAATCACTGAAACCGAAAACACTCAAAGTTTAAACCTTTCTCTTTATTGGCAGGCCGTTCGCACCCCTGAAACTTTAACCCGCTTTGTGCAACTTGTTGGCCCGGATGGGCAGCTTTATGGTCAAAACGACACTGCGCCAGACAACGGTCACTATCCCACCCATCTTTGGCAGCCCGGCGAGGTAGTTGAGGAAACAGTTACCTTCTCTATTCAAACGGAGCGCCCCGCCGGAAATTATACGCTTCACGTTGGCCTTTACCGGCCCGACACCGGCCAGCGGTTGCCACTTGTTTCCGGTGGAGATCACGTTGAGATTTTGTTGAGCAAATAA
- a CDS encoding alpha-mannosidase, protein MIHKIRWTAEKIKQRISLIEPLVYRRRQPLPPFRYIPMPGPLDAPLVDPVVDDSAWPVLEPYTYWGEWMTDFTLRSDFRIPPDWNVDVPVALYLPLGESGDFSHPEALAYIDGQPYAACDRHHQEFLLPAQWRDGQSHLLALHLWTGLGGWRMNEPKAKLFIRPCAVVQIDQPTRDFIATARVALGIANSLDEHAPAKGHLYNALDEAFKILDTREPLAEAFYASIAPAQATLRAGIKKAGPPLEVDILAAGHAHIDVAWLWTLGQTRRKSGRTFHTVLRLMEQFPNYHFTQSQPQLYDYVQKDYPALLEAIKERVAEGRWEPIGGMWVEADCNLSGPESLARQFLLGRTFFKEHFGPGVDSPVLWLPDVFGYAWNLPQLIKEAGLEYFSTIKIGWNQYNRLPYDSFWWQGLDGTRVLTHFSTTPDSGSPWVSTYNARATPEQALGTWENFQQKEDQQELLMIFGYGDGGGGPTREMLENIREMAAFPATPRMRHGKAGDFFRKLEAQSGDRLPTWNGELYFEYHRGTYTTQSRNKRANRKSEFLLHDAEFLATLAAWLDTNYQYPAGTLRQAWELVCLNQFHDIIPGSSITPVYTESLQQYTEIREMGLVVRDEALKAIAMQWGGDLVVVNPTSFAQNTLAFWPDQLVNGQQLQNATGAPLLTQTITAGTLIAAGELAPFSLTPLIIGQGSHQTPDTGLQASVECMENNYLRVELNRAGDIVRIYDKTNRREVLPAGAVANQIQAFEDRPLNFDAWDVDIFFDDKMWVADPATSIKVVEEGPLRATLEIRRRILNSEYNQRISLTYNSPCLDFETTIDWRERHILLKTAFPVDILAPLATYEIQWGNTQRPTHRNTSWDWARFETCAQKWVDLSEGGYGVSLLNDCKYGHDIHGNVMRISLLRSPTNPDPVADQGEHRFTYSLLPHAGNWGETTIAAAYVLNDPLLVAESSGNKTTSAGSFISIDRPNVVIETIKRAEDGQGIIVRLYESQRQRGEVTLTSHFELAGVWQTNLLEENQAELSPAGHEVSFLIKPYQIMTLRLRPAK, encoded by the coding sequence ATGATCCACAAAATCCGTTGGACAGCCGAAAAGATCAAACAACGTATCAGTCTCATCGAGCCGCTGGTTTACCGGCGTCGCCAGCCGCTACCCCCCTTCCGCTACATCCCCATGCCCGGCCCACTGGATGCCCCCCTGGTTGACCCTGTAGTAGACGATAGCGCCTGGCCGGTGCTTGAACCCTACACCTACTGGGGTGAATGGATGACCGACTTTACGTTGCGGAGTGATTTTAGGATACCGCCAGATTGGAATGTAGACGTTCCGGTAGCCCTTTATCTGCCCCTGGGTGAATCCGGCGATTTCAGCCACCCAGAGGCCCTGGCCTACATTGACGGCCAGCCTTACGCCGCCTGCGACCGCCATCACCAGGAGTTTCTGTTGCCGGCTCAATGGCGCGATGGGCAGTCCCATTTGTTAGCCTTGCATCTCTGGACCGGCCTGGGCGGCTGGCGGATGAATGAACCAAAGGCCAAACTCTTCATACGCCCGTGCGCGGTGGTGCAAATTGACCAACCCACCCGCGACTTCATTGCCACTGCCCGCGTGGCTCTGGGCATTGCCAATAGCTTGGACGAGCATGCGCCGGCCAAAGGACACCTGTACAACGCTTTAGATGAAGCGTTCAAAATTCTGGACACCCGCGAGCCGTTGGCTGAGGCGTTTTATGCCAGTATCGCCCCGGCCCAGGCTACCCTGCGAGCCGGGATTAAAAAGGCAGGACCGCCGTTAGAAGTAGACATCCTGGCCGCAGGTCACGCTCATATTGATGTGGCCTGGCTCTGGACCCTGGGCCAAACCCGGCGCAAGTCCGGGCGGACTTTCCACACTGTGCTGCGCTTGATGGAGCAATTTCCAAACTACCACTTTACCCAGAGCCAGCCCCAACTCTACGACTACGTGCAAAAAGATTACCCGGCACTTCTGGAGGCCATCAAGGAACGAGTAGCCGAGGGACGCTGGGAACCGATTGGCGGGATGTGGGTAGAGGCCGACTGTAACCTCAGCGGCCCGGAATCTCTGGCCCGCCAATTTCTGCTGGGCCGTACCTTTTTTAAAGAACATTTTGGCCCCGGCGTTGATTCGCCCGTGTTGTGGCTGCCCGATGTGTTTGGCTACGCCTGGAACCTGCCCCAACTCATCAAAGAAGCAGGCCTGGAATATTTCTCCACTATCAAGATTGGTTGGAACCAGTACAACCGTTTGCCCTACGATAGTTTTTGGTGGCAAGGGCTGGACGGCACGCGCGTGCTGACCCACTTCAGCACCACGCCTGATTCTGGCAGCCCGTGGGTTAGCACCTACAACGCCAGGGCTACGCCGGAACAGGCGCTCGGTACCTGGGAGAACTTTCAACAAAAAGAGGACCAGCAAGAGTTGCTGATGATTTTTGGCTATGGCGACGGCGGCGGCGGCCCCACCCGCGAAATGCTGGAAAACATCCGCGAAATGGCCGCTTTCCCGGCCACGCCCCGCATGCGGCACGGCAAAGCCGGCGACTTCTTCCGCAAGCTGGAGGCGCAATCAGGGGATCGTTTGCCCACCTGGAACGGTGAATTGTACTTTGAATATCACCGGGGCACCTACACCACCCAGAGCCGCAACAAGCGGGCTAATCGTAAAAGCGAGTTCCTGCTCCACGACGCGGAATTTCTGGCTACCCTGGCCGCCTGGCTGGATACCAACTACCAGTATCCGGCAGGCACGCTGCGCCAAGCCTGGGAACTGGTTTGCCTTAACCAGTTTCACGACATCATCCCCGGCAGCAGCATCACTCCCGTTTACACCGAGTCGCTGCAACAATACACGGAAATCCGGGAAATGGGCCTTGTTGTGCGGGATGAGGCGCTCAAGGCGATTGCGATGCAGTGGGGGGGGGACCTGGTGGTGGTCAACCCGACCTCTTTTGCCCAAAATACTTTGGCCTTTTGGCCCGACCAATTGGTTAACGGCCAACAATTACAAAACGCTACCGGCGCTCCCCTCCTCACCCAAACCATCACCGCAGGCACCTTGATTGCGGCAGGTGAGTTGGCTCCCTTCAGCCTCACGCCGTTGATAATAGGCCAGGGCAGTCACCAAACCCCCGATACCGGCCTGCAAGCGTCGGTTGAATGTATGGAAAACAACTATCTCCGGGTCGAGTTGAATCGGGCGGGAGATATTGTCCGAATTTACGACAAAACCAACCGGCGCGAGGTGCTGCCGGCGGGCGCAGTGGCCAATCAAATCCAGGCCTTTGAGGACCGTCCGCTGAATTTTGACGCCTGGGATGTGGATATTTTCTTTGACGACAAAATGTGGGTTGCCGACCCGGCCACATCTATTAAAGTGGTTGAAGAAGGACCGTTGCGGGCTACGCTGGAAATCCGGCGACGCATCCTCAATAGTGAGTATAACCAACGCATCTCGTTGACCTACAACAGCCCCTGCCTTGATTTTGAGACCACCATTGACTGGCGAGAGCGACATATCCTGCTCAAGACGGCGTTCCCGGTAGATATTCTGGCACCGCTGGCCACCTACGAAATCCAATGGGGCAATACGCAGCGTCCCACGCACCGTAACACCAGTTGGGATTGGGCCAGGTTTGAAACCTGCGCCCAAAAATGGGTTGACTTAAGTGAAGGTGGTTACGGTGTGAGCTTGCTCAACGACTGCAAGTATGGACACGATATTCACGGAAACGTCATGCGGATCAGTTTGCTGCGTAGCCCGACCAACCCGGATCCCGTCGCCGACCAGGGCGAGCATCGTTTTACCTACAGCCTTCTGCCTCACGCCGGAAATTGGGGAGAAACAACCATTGCCGCCGCTTATGTGCTCAATGATCCTTTGCTTGTGGCTGAAAGTTCTGGGAATAAAACAACCTCAGCCGGTTCTTTCATCTCAATAGACCGGCCCAATGTGGTCATCGAAACGATCAAACGGGCTGAGGATGGTCAAGGCATCATCGTGCGGCTCTACGAAAGCCAGCGGCAACGCGGCGAAGTGACGCTGACCAGTCATTTTGAGTTGGCCGGCGTCTGGCAAACCAACCTGCTTGAGGAGAATCAGGCTGAACTCTCGCCTGCCGGGCATGAGGTCAGTTTTTTGATCAAGCCTTACCAGATTATGACGTTGCGTTTGAGGCCAGCGAAATAG